The following proteins come from a genomic window of Argonema galeatum A003/A1:
- a CDS encoding site-specific DNA-methyltransferase — MARQKKPDQKPIEQYKHENQQRVNNPPIGLVTPETDPDGDRKNYSYDPHLDPQLVWAGKAEHTNFAVPTVSLHVHERIDPRTIIEAVRKENQSEGVQLSLFEIPEENPPIRQAIEFYKHPHNWSNRLVAGDSLLVMNSLLEKEGMAGQVQMMYFDPPYGIKYGSNFQPFVNKRDVKDGKDEDLTQEPEMIKAFRDTWELGIHSYLTYLRDRLLLARELLSESGSIFVQISDDNLHHVRELMDEIFGSDNFISLITFVTTTSQTSSLISTVCDFIVWYAKDKKQVKYRQLFLSKELGGEGSSKYTKVLLPDGSKSSVKEVIQKHNGKIPNNYKFYRIGGLTSQSGGQNSLFSVYFEGEIIQPKNGYWKTNEEGMRKLIISQRIEKEGKSIGYVRFIDDFPAFAIGNVWVEQASIQSRSDPKVYVVQTATKVIQRCLLMTTDPGDLVLDITCGSGTTAYVAEQWGRRWITCDTSRVAITLAKQRLMTATFDYYQLAKPEEGVGSGFKYKTVPHITLKSIANNPEIREGMNRIEIEQAINKYADQETLYDQPLLDKSKARVTGPFTVEAVPAPTVKPIDDIINPPVADNSITRSGETLRQSEWRDEMLKTGIRGKNGQYILFSRVEPLPGTRWLHADAETKPNDLGANTVKEASGTYDKPTRVVISFGQEHAPLEQRQVAQAIEEAQTLVPKPKLIIFAAFQFDPEASKDIDETNWPGVTLLKAQMNADLLTEDLKKKRASNDSFWLMGQPDVALRRIDKGENQGKWEVEVFGFDYYNTKTGNIESGSVEKIAVWMLDIDYDGRSVFPRQVFFPMAGEKDAWSRLARNLKAEIDEDLIESYQGTVSLPFEMGEYQRVAVKIVDDRGIESLKIIRLT, encoded by the coding sequence TAGAAGCAGTTCGCAAGGAAAATCAAAGTGAAGGTGTGCAGTTATCTCTGTTTGAGATACCAGAAGAAAATCCGCCTATTCGACAGGCGATCGAATTTTACAAGCATCCGCATAATTGGAGTAACCGTTTGGTTGCTGGAGACTCGCTGTTAGTGATGAATTCCCTGTTAGAAAAAGAGGGAATGGCGGGACAAGTACAGATGATGTATTTCGATCCTCCTTATGGGATTAAATATGGTTCAAATTTTCAGCCGTTTGTGAATAAGCGGGATGTGAAGGATGGGAAAGATGAGGATTTGACTCAAGAACCGGAAATGATTAAGGCGTTTCGGGATACTTGGGAGTTAGGGATTCATTCTTATTTGACTTATTTAAGAGATAGATTGTTATTGGCGAGGGAGTTATTATCGGAAAGTGGTAGTATTTTTGTGCAGATTTCGGATGATAATTTGCATCATGTTAGGGAATTGATGGATGAAATTTTTGGAAGTGATAATTTTATTTCATTGATTACTTTTGTAACGACTACTAGCCAAACAAGCTCTTTAATATCGACTGTATGTGATTTTATTGTTTGGTATGCCAAGGATAAAAAACAAGTTAAATATAGACAATTGTTTTTGTCCAAAGAGTTAGGTGGTGAAGGAAGTTCAAAATATACAAAGGTTTTATTGCCAGATGGATCTAAGTCATCCGTAAAAGAAGTTATTCAAAAACATAACGGTAAAATACCTAATAATTATAAATTCTACAGGATTGGTGGATTGACTTCTCAAAGTGGAGGGCAAAATAGTTTATTTTCTGTTTATTTTGAAGGTGAAATAATTCAGCCAAAAAATGGATACTGGAAAACCAATGAAGAAGGAATGAGAAAGCTGATAATTAGTCAAAGAATTGAAAAAGAAGGAAAATCAATTGGATACGTTCGTTTTATCGATGATTTTCCTGCATTTGCAATAGGTAATGTATGGGTTGAGCAAGCTAGTATTCAAAGTCGTTCCGATCCTAAAGTTTATGTAGTTCAAACAGCAACAAAAGTTATTCAACGCTGCCTATTAATGACCACAGACCCAGGAGATTTAGTCCTCGACATCACCTGCGGTAGCGGCACAACTGCCTATGTTGCCGAACAATGGGGACGCAGATGGATAACCTGCGATACCTCGCGGGTAGCAATAACCCTAGCCAAACAACGCTTAATGACCGCCACCTTTGACTATTACCAACTGGCAAAACCAGAGGAAGGCGTAGGCAGTGGTTTCAAATATAAAACAGTCCCTCACATCACCCTCAAATCTATTGCCAATAACCCCGAAATTCGGGAAGGCATGAATCGGATAGAAATAGAACAAGCTATTAATAAATACGCCGACCAAGAAACCCTCTACGACCAACCTTTACTCGACAAATCCAAAGCCAGAGTCACCGGCCCCTTCACCGTAGAAGCCGTCCCCGCCCCCACAGTAAAACCCATTGATGACATTATCAATCCCCCCGTTGCTGATAATTCAATCACCCGTTCCGGCGAAACATTGCGACAATCAGAATGGCGCGATGAAATGCTAAAAACAGGGATTCGCGGTAAAAACGGACAATACATTTTATTCTCGCGAGTCGAACCTTTACCAGGCACTCGTTGGCTTCATGCCGATGCCGAAACCAAACCTAATGACCTCGGCGCTAATACCGTAAAAGAAGCTAGTGGTACCTATGATAAACCCACGCGAGTCGTGATTTCCTTCGGGCAAGAACACGCACCCCTAGAACAACGCCAAGTTGCCCAAGCCATTGAAGAAGCCCAAACTTTAGTCCCCAAACCCAAATTAATCATCTTTGCCGCCTTTCAATTTGACCCCGAAGCATCCAAAGACATCGACGAAACCAACTGGCCCGGTGTCACACTTCTGAAAGCACAAATGAACGCCGATTTACTAACAGAAGACCTCAAGAAAAAACGCGCTAGTAACGATAGTTTCTGGCTGATGGGTCAACCCGATGTTGCATTGCGCCGCATCGATAAAGGGGAAAATCAAGGTAAGTGGGAAGTCGAAGTTTTTGGCTTCGATTATTATAATACCAAAACCGGAAATATTGAATCGGGCAGCGTCGAAAAAATTGCCGTATGGATGTTAGATATTGATTATGATGGCAGAAGCGTCTTCCCCCGTCAGGTTTTCTTCCCAATGGCAGGGGAAAAAGATGCTTGGTCACGTCTAGCCCGCAATCTTAAAGCCGAAATTGACGAGGATTTAATAGAGTCTTATCAGGGTACTGTTTCCTTGCCTTTTGAAATGGGAGAGTATCAGCGCGTTGCTGTCAAAATTGTGGATGATAGAGGAATTGAAAGCTTGAAGATTATTCGGTTAACCTAA
- a CDS encoding type II toxin-antitoxin system VapC family toxin — protein sequence MKRNVLLDTGVLVTFINKREKLHPWTNEQWKKIEPPLLTCEAVITEACFLLQDVYEGEEAVMNLISQKIISIPFQLNDDSEAIRELMKRYQNVPMSLADACLVRMSELISGSCVLTLDSDFLVYRKNKNQMIDLIFADQL from the coding sequence ATGAAAAGAAACGTATTACTAGATACAGGGGTGTTAGTGACATTTATTAATAAAAGAGAAAAACTACATCCCTGGACAAATGAACAATGGAAAAAGATTGAACCGCCTTTATTAACTTGTGAAGCGGTAATAACTGAGGCTTGTTTTCTACTGCAAGATGTCTATGAAGGTGAGGAGGCAGTGATGAATTTAATCAGTCAAAAAATCATTTCAATTCCTTTTCAACTGAATGATGACAGCGAAGCGATTAGAGAATTGATGAAACGGTATCAGAATGTACCGATGTCTTTAGCAGATGCTTGTTTAGTCAGAATGAGTGAGTTAATTTCCGGTAGTTGTGTATTAACATTAGATAGCGATTTTCTCGTTTATCGGAAGAATAAAAATCAGATGATAGATTTAATTTTTGCTGATCAGTTATAA